The following proteins come from a genomic window of Vallitaleaceae bacterium 9-2:
- the glyA gene encoding serine hydroxymethyltransferase has protein sequence MYSFEKIQAFDPEVADAIEAEINRQKNNIELIASENFVSEAVIAAMGTPLTNKYAEGYPGRRYYGGCECVDIAENLARDRAKEIFGAEHANVQPHSGAQANMAVFFAVLEPGDKVMGMNLSHGGHLTHGSPVNISGKYFNIIPYGVTKEGYIDYDELEKIALEEKPKMIIAGASAYARTIDFKRFKEIADKVEAYLMVDMAHIAGLVAAGLHPNPVEYADFVTTTTHKTLRGPRGGMILCKEKYAKAIDKAVFPGIQGGPLMHIIAAKAVNFKEVLSQEFKDYQQQIVKNAQALSDALIRRGIDIVSGGTDNHLMLLDLRSLGLTGKVAEKLLDEVRVTCNKNTIPFDPESPFVTSGIRLGTPAVTTRGMKEEDMETIAEIIHLALTDFDNSKEKALNMVKDLTDKYPLYA, from the coding sequence ATGTATTCATTTGAAAAAATACAAGCGTTTGATCCAGAAGTGGCTGACGCGATTGAGGCAGAAATTAATCGCCAAAAAAATAATATTGAACTTATTGCATCCGAAAATTTTGTGTCCGAAGCAGTTATCGCGGCAATGGGAACACCGTTGACAAACAAGTACGCTGAAGGATATCCGGGACGACGATATTATGGAGGATGCGAATGTGTTGATATCGCTGAGAACCTTGCAAGAGATCGTGCAAAGGAAATCTTTGGTGCAGAACATGCGAATGTACAGCCGCACTCCGGCGCGCAAGCAAATATGGCAGTGTTTTTTGCGGTTTTAGAACCGGGTGATAAAGTTATGGGTATGAATCTTTCACATGGTGGACATTTAACACATGGAAGTCCAGTTAATATCTCTGGAAAATATTTTAACATTATTCCATATGGCGTGACAAAAGAAGGCTATATCGATTATGACGAGCTTGAAAAAATTGCGCTTGAAGAAAAACCTAAGATGATTATTGCAGGTGCAAGTGCATATGCTCGAACCATTGACTTTAAGCGATTTAAAGAGATTGCAGATAAGGTCGAAGCGTATTTGATGGTTGATATGGCACATATTGCAGGGCTTGTTGCGGCAGGTCTTCATCCAAACCCAGTAGAGTATGCTGATTTTGTAACGACTACAACACATAAAACATTACGTGGTCCAAGAGGCGGAATGATCTTATGCAAGGAAAAATATGCCAAAGCTATCGATAAAGCAGTGTTTCCAGGAATCCAGGGTGGACCACTAATGCATATCATCGCTGCAAAAGCAGTAAACTTTAAAGAAGTTCTAAGTCAAGAGTTTAAAGACTATCAACAGCAAATTGTTAAAAATGCGCAAGCGCTTTCTGATGCACTGATACGTCGAGGTATTGATATCGTGTCCGGTGGGACAGATAATCATTTGATGCTTTTAGACTTACGTAGTTTAGGATTAACGGGTAAAGTGGCAGAAAAATTGTTGGATGAAGTTCGCGTTACCTGTAATAAAAATACGATTCCTTTTGATCCGGAAAGTCCATTTGTTACCAGTGGTATTCGTTTAGGGACTCCGGCAGTGACAACCCGAGGAATGAAAGAAGAAGATATGGAAACCATTGCTGAAATCATACACCTTGCGTTGACGGATTTTGACAACTCAAAGGAAAAAGCATTGAATATGGTTAAAGATTTAACTGACAAATATCCACTATATGCATAA
- a CDS encoding EAL domain-containing protein, protein MDNYIARQPIFDRHSHTIAYELLYRHTHVNYFDGTIDDSAATSIVLVNSYLNFGLKLISEHKLCFINFNDDLILQDIPLLLSPDQTVIELLETVKPSSEIIEKLILLKSKGYLIALDDYTFDYPYKDILDLCDIVKVDFFLNPKDKLPALCHYLRKNHKLILAEKVETKEEFNYALELGFDYFQGYYFSHPIMLKKKKINTVYQNYMLILSEMQKDEPNYNTVVSIIETDVSLTYRLLKLVNSSFSLVNDIKSIKHALAILGINNFNKWFTLATINQLSQDQPDELVKISIFRMKFMENLGNASSFYTYVSSLRMIGVLSMLDAILEQPMDVVLNELPILEDIKNTLLLKETKFSDLFQLMIAYEKGDFDAAQDICKKIDLDFTAFPDLYLNAISWADELFDYLNHG, encoded by the coding sequence ATGGATAATTATATTGCACGACAGCCTATTTTTGACAGGCATTCACACACGATTGCTTATGAGTTGCTGTATCGCCACACTCATGTAAATTATTTTGATGGGACCATTGATGATTCAGCTGCTACATCTATCGTTCTAGTTAACAGCTATTTGAATTTCGGCCTAAAATTAATCTCTGAACACAAACTATGTTTTATTAACTTTAATGATGATTTAATATTGCAAGATATTCCTTTGCTACTTTCTCCAGACCAAACGGTCATTGAACTTCTTGAGACCGTCAAACCCTCTTCTGAAATTATTGAAAAACTCATCCTCTTAAAATCCAAAGGGTATTTAATTGCTTTAGATGATTATACCTTTGACTATCCATATAAGGATATTCTAGATTTATGCGATATTGTAAAAGTCGATTTTTTTCTTAATCCAAAGGACAAGCTTCCTGCATTGTGTCATTACTTAAGAAAAAATCACAAATTAATCTTAGCAGAAAAAGTCGAAACAAAAGAAGAATTTAATTATGCCTTGGAATTAGGCTTTGACTATTTTCAAGGCTATTATTTTAGTCATCCAATTATGCTGAAAAAAAAGAAGATAAATACCGTATATCAAAACTACATGCTTATCCTTTCAGAAATGCAAAAAGATGAACCGAACTATAACACCGTTGTAAGTATTATCGAAACGGATGTGTCGTTGACATATCGTTTGCTAAAACTTGTCAACTCTTCTTTTTCATTGGTAAATGATATTAAATCAATCAAACATGCGCTAGCTATTTTAGGAATCAATAATTTTAACAAATGGTTTACTTTAGCCACTATTAATCAATTAAGCCAAGATCAGCCGGATGAACTTGTAAAAATCAGCATTTTCCGAATGAAGTTTATGGAAAACTTAGGTAATGCTTCTTCTTTTTATACCTATGTCAGCTCTTTACGTATGATTGGTGTCCTATCCATGCTTGATGCTATATTAGAACAGCCAATGGATGTAGTTCTTAACGAACTCCCCATTCTTGAAGATATAAAAAACACCCTGCTTCTTAAAGAAACAAAGTTTTCAGATCTGTTTCAACTTATGATTGCCTATGAAAAAGGAGACTTTGACGCAGCTCAAGATATTTGCAAAAAAATAGATCTAGACTTTACTGCTTTTCCAGATCTATATCTTAACGCTATATCTTGGGCAGATGAGTTGTTTGATTATCTAAACCATGGGTAA
- the lon gene encoding endopeptidase La, producing the protein MKLDTLHIVPIVDTVIMPFTETKLSVDEQLGESLSDQLRQTQGFALALSIREGVVKDTIRSDSFYSIGTLLKLEKVEKASKGYLVYASSLERVKVDQVLIDGDIALGTYEEYPEQNDLSEEGQQQMLQYIKASVHDIGEHFQGNDEFLQVIDRQKTLNGLVGHLLPFLSSSLAKKYVLLETDSIKERGLLFLEYLAKQREVVELQVEMAQKYNKKNNRNYRQNLLREQLKAIQQELGEQDGDPNSAQSYRERIENANMSDEAIKAAKRELNKLETSGSNNSEGHIIRNYLDTLLELPWENKLHDTDVKKAREVLDENHYGMDQVKKRIMQHIAVMKLQNDKQGSILLLVGPPGTGKTSLGKSIAQALEREYIRISLGGVRDEAEVRGHRRTYLGALPGRIIQGMRKAGTQNPVFVLDEIDKLSVSNSGDPSSALLEVLDPEQNNSFADHYLEVPYDLSNVFFVATANNINRIPKPLLDRLEVIQISSYTNYEKFHIAKNHLIPNAIKEYGLKANEVAFEDEAIRTIIDQYTREAGVRALKKNIDEVLRNVIEKIVLEEVNEAYIVDNNAVKELLGQKTARHEAMRKESAAGVVTGLAWTPVGGDILFVEGTFMPGKGQLMLTGQLGDVMKESAKIALSLVKSRLTHQVTFLDFHKKDIHLHVPSGATPKDGPSAGVTILTALASLATGKKVDASLAMTGEVTLSGYVLAVGGIKEKILAAHRAGIKKILMPKDNAKDLEDVPKQVREEMEFIFVEKIEEVLIHALGIEINTPQELFDVTHGLDNQTTHLPKI; encoded by the coding sequence ATGAAATTAGATACTTTACATATAGTTCCAATCGTTGATACCGTTATTATGCCCTTTACAGAGACAAAATTGTCTGTTGATGAACAGTTGGGTGAGAGTCTATCCGATCAACTGCGCCAAACACAAGGATTTGCACTAGCGCTATCTATTCGTGAAGGCGTTGTGAAAGATACCATTCGTTCAGATAGTTTTTATTCTATAGGTACACTTTTAAAACTGGAAAAAGTTGAAAAGGCAAGTAAAGGCTATTTAGTCTATGCATCAAGCTTAGAAAGAGTTAAAGTGGACCAAGTACTTATTGACGGGGATATTGCACTGGGAACATATGAAGAATATCCAGAGCAAAATGATTTGTCAGAAGAAGGACAGCAACAAATGCTTCAATATATTAAAGCAAGTGTTCATGATATTGGTGAGCATTTCCAAGGAAATGATGAATTTTTGCAGGTCATTGATCGACAAAAAACGTTAAATGGACTTGTTGGCCATTTGTTACCGTTTTTATCGTCGAGTTTAGCAAAAAAATATGTATTGCTTGAAACCGATAGTATAAAAGAAAGAGGATTATTATTTTTAGAGTATTTGGCAAAACAGCGTGAAGTTGTTGAACTGCAAGTTGAAATGGCTCAAAAGTATAATAAGAAAAATAATCGAAATTATAGACAGAATTTATTAAGAGAGCAACTAAAAGCTATACAGCAAGAGTTAGGTGAACAAGATGGTGATCCAAACTCAGCGCAAAGTTATCGCGAGCGTATTGAGAATGCAAATATGTCGGATGAAGCGATTAAAGCGGCGAAAAGGGAATTAAATAAGCTTGAAACTTCGGGAAGCAACAACTCAGAAGGGCATATTATCAGAAATTACCTAGATACACTTCTAGAGTTGCCTTGGGAAAATAAGCTTCATGATACGGATGTTAAAAAAGCGCGTGAAGTTCTAGATGAAAATCACTACGGCATGGATCAGGTTAAAAAACGTATTATGCAACATATTGCTGTGATGAAGCTTCAAAATGACAAACAGGGATCTATTTTACTGTTAGTGGGACCACCGGGAACAGGAAAAACCAGTCTTGGTAAAAGTATTGCACAGGCATTAGAGCGTGAATATATACGTATTAGTCTAGGTGGGGTTCGTGATGAAGCTGAAGTTCGAGGCCACCGCAGAACATATTTAGGTGCGCTTCCGGGACGGATTATACAAGGTATGCGAAAAGCAGGGACTCAAAACCCTGTGTTCGTCCTTGATGAAATCGATAAGCTATCTGTGTCCAATAGTGGAGACCCTTCAAGTGCTCTTCTTGAGGTGCTTGATCCAGAACAAAACAACTCCTTTGCAGATCATTATCTCGAAGTGCCTTATGATTTATCCAACGTATTTTTTGTGGCGACTGCGAATAATATCAATAGAATTCCTAAACCTCTACTTGATCGCTTGGAAGTGATTCAGATTAGTAGCTATACAAATTATGAAAAGTTTCACATTGCAAAGAATCATCTGATTCCAAATGCTATTAAAGAATATGGCTTAAAAGCCAATGAAGTAGCGTTTGAAGATGAGGCGATTCGAACAATTATTGACCAATATACTCGCGAGGCAGGTGTGCGTGCCCTCAAAAAAAATATTGATGAAGTTTTGCGTAATGTGATTGAAAAAATTGTTCTTGAAGAAGTTAACGAAGCATATATTGTTGATAATAATGCCGTGAAAGAGTTGTTAGGGCAAAAGACGGCAAGGCACGAAGCGATGCGCAAAGAAAGTGCTGCTGGAGTGGTAACAGGCTTAGCATGGACACCGGTTGGAGGTGACATACTCTTTGTTGAAGGAACTTTTATGCCAGGCAAAGGGCAATTGATGCTAACTGGTCAGCTGGGAGATGTCATGAAAGAATCAGCCAAAATCGCTTTGTCTCTTGTTAAGTCGCGACTGACACATCAAGTGACTTTTTTGGATTTTCATAAGAAGGACATTCATCTGCATGTTCCGTCCGGGGCGACGCCAAAGGATGGTCCATCAGCTGGAGTTACAATTCTAACGGCACTAGCCTCACTTGCAACCGGAAAAAAAGTCGATGCTTCCTTAGCGATGACAGGTGAAGTAACACTGAGTGGCTATGTATTAGCCGTGGGTGGAATTAAAGAAAAGATACTGGCAGCACATCGCGCCGGAATTAAAAAAATTCTCATGCCAAAAGACAATGCTAAAGACTTAGAAGATGTACCAAAACAGGTGCGAGAAGAGATGGAATTTATTTTTGTTGAAAAGATAGAAGAAGTGCTTATTCATGCACTTGGCATTGAGATAAACACTCCTCAAGAGCTGTTTGATGTTACCCATGGTTTAGATAATCAAACAACTCATCTGCCCAAGATATAG
- a CDS encoding helix-turn-helix domain-containing protein, whose amino-acid sequence MLHIKTIEEGLDVFKALGSKVRIDIIKLLTESGGMSMNELATHLNITNGALTNHIKKLEESHLITVVNETHGHGNIKKCVTQLDKILVEVNNRENPKNIYETEIRIGQYSDYEIYPTCGLATANHLVGEVDDARFFGHSDRFDADILWFTQGYVEYIIPNLLPRNQKIDQISLSVELGSEAPGINEIWPSNIHFHLNGQWIGMWTSPGDFGEIKGIFTPDWWFPNWNQYGLLKLITINNKGTFVDGLKVSEVTIDAFEMDHQSPIKFRFSVPQDAEHVGGLTIYGKSFGNYNHDINVRIHYSPRTVMP is encoded by the coding sequence ATGTTACATATTAAAACAATTGAAGAAGGTTTAGATGTATTTAAAGCATTAGGGTCAAAAGTACGGATTGATATTATTAAGCTACTGACAGAAAGCGGTGGCATGAGTATGAATGAACTTGCAACACATTTAAATATTACAAATGGTGCGTTGACAAATCACATTAAAAAACTAGAAGAAAGTCATTTGATTACTGTGGTTAATGAAACTCATGGTCATGGAAATATCAAAAAATGTGTGACACAATTGGATAAAATTCTCGTAGAAGTCAATAATAGGGAAAATCCTAAAAATATCTATGAGACTGAAATACGTATAGGTCAATATTCGGATTATGAAATTTATCCAACGTGTGGGTTAGCGACAGCGAATCATTTGGTGGGAGAAGTTGACGATGCGAGGTTTTTTGGGCACTCAGATCGTTTTGATGCAGATATATTGTGGTTTACCCAAGGCTATGTAGAATATATTATTCCCAACTTACTGCCAAGGAATCAAAAAATCGACCAAATATCATTATCCGTCGAGCTAGGTTCAGAAGCGCCGGGAATTAATGAGATATGGCCGTCCAATATACATTTTCATTTGAATGGTCAGTGGATTGGCATGTGGACAAGCCCTGGAGATTTTGGTGAAATCAAAGGGATTTTTACGCCGGATTGGTGGTTCCCAAATTGGAATCAATATGGTCTGTTAAAGCTAATTACAATTAATAATAAGGGAACGTTTGTTGATGGGTTAAAAGTGTCAGAAGTGACAATTGATGCCTTTGAAATGGACCATCAAAGTCCGATAAAGTTTCGCTTTAGTGTTCCCCAAGATGCAGAACATGTTGGTGGATTAACAATTTATGGCAAGTCTTTTGGAAACTATAACCATGATATCAATGTGCGGATTCATTACAGCCCAAGAACGGTAATGCCATAG
- a CDS encoding extracellular solute-binding protein: MHTQRMGTLLLILIVAFTLTGCGGGTSSTSTSSDDTTSSSEASSSDNTSETSQLGSETAGDNATEFDYWTFVDLHGKHFEKMLGLWNQANPDRQIKLNVTVMPYDDMHNKLLIAVQTGQGAPDISDIEVGRFPDFIAGNEVPLVDLTDVVAPYADKLVQSRLDIYSKEGAIYGFPTHVGATVAFYNTELLEQADIDYTKIVTWDDYKAAGIKLYETTGKYLGTADTSAGWQASMLSAQQGVDVTDADGNPTVNSPELIKGYEMLVDLQANNVIATIPGGQPDTEEAKGEYNMGNYGSALMPLWFMSRFTNEMTDLKGKIAIAPLPVFEEGQPRSLGLGGTGTVVTKSAKDIELAKDFLTFAKISDEANIEIWNTLGFDPVNTDVWAMEDVTHNPENEFVQYFINNPFDVLNEIKDEIMLVKSTASSPSINNILNTITTNEIFEDGRDVTEALNEAQELIEQDLQ, encoded by the coding sequence ATGCACACTCAAAGAATGGGAACACTTTTACTTATTTTAATTGTAGCCTTTACTTTAACCGGATGCGGCGGTGGAACCTCAAGTACATCAACATCATCCGACGATACGACTTCTTCATCTGAGGCATCCAGTAGCGACAATACTAGCGAAACCTCTCAACTTGGTTCTGAAACAGCCGGTGATAATGCAACCGAATTTGATTATTGGACATTTGTAGATTTACACGGCAAGCACTTCGAAAAAATGTTGGGATTATGGAACCAAGCCAATCCAGATCGACAAATAAAGCTTAATGTTACGGTGATGCCATATGATGATATGCATAACAAGCTTTTAATCGCAGTTCAGACCGGACAGGGCGCTCCAGATATATCCGATATTGAAGTTGGTCGTTTTCCAGACTTTATTGCCGGTAATGAAGTTCCTCTTGTTGACTTGACCGATGTTGTTGCACCATATGCGGACAAACTCGTACAGTCTCGACTAGATATCTACAGCAAAGAGGGCGCAATTTATGGATTTCCAACACATGTTGGTGCAACCGTTGCTTTTTATAATACCGAGCTTTTAGAACAGGCTGATATTGACTATACAAAAATTGTCACTTGGGACGATTATAAAGCTGCAGGCATTAAGCTTTATGAAACTACAGGTAAGTATCTAGGAACAGCGGATACAAGTGCAGGATGGCAAGCTTCTATGTTATCTGCCCAGCAAGGCGTCGATGTAACTGATGCCGACGGCAATCCTACCGTCAATTCCCCTGAATTAATTAAAGGTTATGAAATGCTTGTTGATCTTCAAGCCAATAATGTGATCGCAACTATTCCTGGTGGTCAACCCGATACTGAAGAAGCCAAAGGGGAATATAACATGGGTAATTATGGCTCTGCTTTGATGCCATTGTGGTTTATGTCCCGCTTTACCAACGAAATGACCGACCTTAAAGGAAAAATTGCCATTGCCCCTCTTCCAGTTTTTGAAGAAGGTCAACCACGTTCTTTAGGTTTAGGTGGAACAGGAACTGTTGTTACAAAGTCAGCCAAAGATATTGAATTAGCTAAAGATTTTCTAACCTTTGCAAAAATATCCGATGAAGCAAATATCGAAATATGGAACACTCTCGGTTTTGACCCTGTCAACACAGATGTCTGGGCCATGGAAGATGTAACGCATAATCCTGAAAACGAGTTTGTTCAATATTTCATCAACAATCCATTTGATGTTTTGAATGAAATTAAGGATGAAATCATGCTTGTAAAATCGACCGCATCTTCACCAAGCATTAACAATATATTAAATACCATTACAACAAATGAGATTTTTGAAGATGGACGCGATGTAACTGAGGCACTTAATGAAGCTCAAGAGCTTATCGAACAAGACTTGCAATAA
- a CDS encoding sugar ABC transporter permease, with translation MINFKRFLHSKKYAPYIFILPFIIIFLIFWLFPLLNSFRMSFQDQMLGQEPIWIGFDNYRKLLNDTVFVKAVSNSVIYMVATLILLIPLPMLFAVLIDSKYMRAREFFKSSFFVPALTSVVVAGTIFRLIFGEMEGSLMNSFLANFNLGPYKYLKDQTLSRVALLALACWRWTGVNMLYFLAGLNAIDKEYYEAAAIDGASAFERFKNITIPLIKPTTVYVLTISIYAGLAMFTESLMLFNGNNSPKNIGLTIVGYLYRQGIEKNRLGYAATVGIVLLIVAMTINLTQLKLTGTFKKEGNN, from the coding sequence ATGATCAACTTTAAACGTTTTTTACACTCAAAAAAATATGCACCTTATATCTTTATTCTTCCTTTCATCATTATTTTCTTGATATTTTGGTTGTTCCCATTACTCAATTCTTTTCGGATGAGTTTTCAAGATCAAATGCTTGGTCAGGAGCCTATATGGATAGGATTTGATAATTATAGAAAACTACTTAATGATACTGTATTTGTTAAAGCCGTATCCAATAGTGTCATATATATGGTGGCTACCCTTATTTTGTTGATTCCATTGCCTATGCTTTTTGCCGTCTTAATTGACAGCAAATATATGCGCGCCCGTGAATTTTTCAAATCGTCTTTTTTTGTCCCTGCCTTAACCTCAGTTGTGGTTGCAGGAACCATTTTTCGTTTAATCTTTGGCGAAATGGAAGGTTCACTCATGAACTCCTTTCTTGCAAACTTTAATTTAGGACCTTATAAATATCTAAAAGACCAAACATTAAGTCGGGTTGCGCTGTTGGCATTAGCTTGTTGGCGTTGGACAGGCGTTAATATGTTATATTTTTTGGCCGGATTAAACGCCATTGACAAAGAATATTATGAAGCTGCAGCTATTGATGGCGCCAGTGCATTTGAGCGCTTTAAAAATATTACCATTCCTTTAATAAAACCTACAACCGTCTATGTTTTGACGATTAGCATTTATGCTGGCTTAGCCATGTTCACAGAAAGTCTGATGCTATTTAATGGAAATAACTCGCCTAAAAATATCGGCTTGACCATTGTCGGTTATCTGTATCGCCAAGGCATCGAAAAAAATCGCCTGGGATATGCTGCAACAGTAGGCATTGTCCTTTTAATTGTTGCAATGACAATTAATCTGACTCAACTAAAACTCACAGGTACTTTTAAAAAGGAGGGGAATAATTAA
- a CDS encoding carbohydrate ABC transporter permease has product MSKKAKTTKSKLITLSLILFFTLLFIIIMLPFYAITLASFKPGEDLIRYGLNLRFDLNLMSFDNFIFLFTGDHEYFTWFKNSMGLTIVQVTLTLFISAFVAYGFAAYEFKGKTPLFICVLMIMMVPFEILLLPLYKLIFDLKLMNTYAAIVLPGIANAGTIFFFRQYLRGIPKAIIDSGRVDGATEYGIFFRLIIPIMKPSFAAMAILNGMNSWNNLLWPFMVLGDGDKFTLPIGLKTLLTPYGNNYDLLIVGSFFAILPIFLLFLAFQKYFIGGMTAGAVKG; this is encoded by the coding sequence ATGTCAAAAAAAGCGAAAACAACAAAGTCAAAGTTAATTACCCTTTCACTGATTCTTTTTTTCACTTTGCTTTTCATTATCATAATGCTTCCCTTTTACGCAATTACTTTAGCTTCATTTAAGCCTGGTGAAGATTTAATTCGCTACGGATTGAATTTACGTTTTGACCTTAATCTTATGAGTTTTGATAACTTTATCTTTTTATTTACAGGCGACCATGAGTATTTTACTTGGTTTAAGAATAGTATGGGACTAACGATTGTTCAAGTCACATTAACCTTATTTATCAGTGCATTTGTTGCCTATGGATTTGCTGCTTATGAATTTAAAGGTAAAACCCCATTATTTATCTGTGTCCTTATGATTATGATGGTACCTTTTGAAATTTTATTGTTGCCTCTATACAAATTGATTTTTGATTTAAAGCTCATGAATACTTATGCTGCTATTGTTCTTCCCGGAATTGCCAATGCCGGAACCATTTTTTTCTTTCGCCAATACCTTCGTGGGATTCCAAAGGCAATCATTGATTCCGGACGCGTTGATGGCGCAACAGAATACGGTATTTTCTTTCGTTTGATAATCCCTATTATGAAGCCCTCATTTGCTGCAATGGCTATATTAAATGGTATGAATAGCTGGAATAATTTATTATGGCCTTTTATGGTATTAGGCGATGGGGACAAATTCACTCTTCCTATCGGATTAAAAACCCTGTTAACTCCATATGGTAATAATTATGATTTACTTATTGTTGGTTCTTTTTTTGCCATATTGCCTATCTTTCTCCTCTTTCTCGCCTTTCAAAAGTATTTTATTGGCGGTATGACCGCTGGAGCTGTTAAAGGCTAA